A single region of the Sorex araneus isolate mSorAra2 chromosome 7, mSorAra2.pri, whole genome shotgun sequence genome encodes:
- the LOC101559220 gene encoding tripartite motif-containing protein 60-like — protein MVSVSAEMETALEDLQAEASCFLCNDYLKNPVTITCGHNFCFSCINKFWEDLKGIFPCPICRICLRRKKFRRNIQLGNLAEAAKLLQKRKSKRRKQKEKVVCQKHNLVLAFFCEQDLEVLCSQCSFSSDHKKHRIWPVERAAPYFKKRLERCAESWKKKVRQLEKVRIIQNRKALELKKQVEHARGEIQSECERLKFYLQTERETILQQLEEEEMAIETKLRENRTQCSEYASSLNRLLKDIKSQSALALLTNVNGIYHAYKTLKSPELFSFQLKEYSYHFPPQYSGLDRIIKRFEVDVVLDPETAHHDLTVSEDRKTVRYGRTQQNSTHNPRKFYLFPAVLGSKGYNAGRHYWQVEVKDKVGWIVGVCKETFLGRNNAPNQGFSAQDGLWGIGRWDMGDYIALGPQRIDLLPVVMPMKIGVFLDCDLGEVSFYNLSDKSHLYTFKVCFVDALWPYFYAGTDPKPLMICPVSDSE, from the coding sequence ATGGTCTCTGTGTCAGCGGAGATGGAAACAGCCCTGGAAGATCTCCAAGCAGAAGCTAGCTGTTTCCTCTGTAACGACTACTTGAAGAACCCAGTGACCATTACTTGTGGCCACAACTTCTGTTTCTCTTGCATCAATAAGTTCTGGGAGGATCTAAAGGGTATCTTTCCCTGCCCTATTTGTCGAATTTGCCTTCGAAGAAAGAAATTCAGGAGGAACATCCAACTGGGTAATTTGGCTGAAGCTGCTAAACtgctccagaaaagaaaaagcaagaggaggaagcagaaagaaaaggtTGTTTGTCAAAAGCACAATCTGGTGCTTGCCTTTTTCTGTGAGCAAGACCTGGAGGTTTTATGCTCACAGTGCAGTTTCTCCTCGGATCACAAGAAACATCGCATTTGGCCTGTCGAGAGGGCCGCTCCCTATTTTAAGAAAAGATTGGAACGTTGTGCCGAGTCGTGGAAGAAGAAAGTGAGACAACTAGAAAAAGTCAGGATTATACAAAACAGAAAAGCTTTGGAGTTGAAAAAACAGGTAGAACACGCAAGAGGCGAGATACAGTCTGAATGTGAGCGACTTAAATTCTACCTCCAAACCGAGCGAGAAACTATTCTTCAGCagttggaagaggaggagatggCCATCGAAACCAAACTGCGTGAAAACCGAACACAATGTTCCGAATATGCCTCCTCATTAAATCGTCTGTTAAAGGACATAAAGAGTCAATCAGCGCTGGCATTACTGACAAACGTTAACGGGATCTACCATGCCTATAAAACCTTAAAGTCCCCTGAGCTTTTTTCATTTCAGTTAAAGGAATATAGTTaccatttcccaccacaatattCTGGCCTAGACAGAATTATCAAGCGATTTGAAGTAGATGTAGTTCTAGATCCAGAAACAGCACATCATGATCTTACTGTCTCAGAAGATAGGAAAACTGTGCGATATGGAAGAACACAGCAAAATTCAACTCATAACCCACGGAAATTCTATCTCTTCCCAGCTGTTCTGGGTTCCAAGGGTTATAATGCTGGCAGGCACTACTGGCAGGTGGAAGTGAAGGACAAAGTTGGATGGATCGTGGGTGTCTGTAAAGAGACTTTTCTCGGAAGGAACAATGCACCGAATCAAGGTTTTTCAGCACAAGATGGACTATGGGGTATTGGACGCTGGGATATGGGTGATTATATTGCGTTAGGGCCTCAAAGAATTGACCTCCTGCCAGTCGTCATGCCTATGAAGATTGGCGTTTTTTTAGACTGTGATTTGGGTGAAGTTTCCTTTTATAATTTGAGTGACAAATCTCATCTGTATACCTTTAAAGTTTGTTTTGTGGATGCACTTTGGCCTTATTTCTATGCTGGAACTGACCCCAAACCCCTGATGATATGTCCAGTAAGCGACTCTGAATAA